A stretch of the bacterium genome encodes the following:
- a CDS encoding helix-turn-helix domain-containing protein produces the protein MKKNIDQDIPLVYVLKLKINLNDYNPKYPKNPKNFGERIRKKRMDLHLTMKDVAQKLGVSETTIYNWEIKGRKPYRRTEEKLRAILGLKQKKISV, from the coding sequence ATGAAAAAGAATATAGACCAAGATATACCATTAGTATATGTATTGAAACTCAAAATCAATCTTAATGATTACAATCCCAAATATCCCAAGAATCCGAAGAATTTCGGTGAAAGAATTAGGAAGAAACGGATGGATTTACATTTAACAATGAAAGATGTTGCTCAAAAATTAGGAGTTTCAGAAACAACAATATATAACTGGGAAATAAAAGGAAGAAAACCTTACAGAAGAACAGAAGAGAAGCTTAGAGCTATTCTTGGGTTAAAGCAGAAAAAAATCTCTGTCTAA
- a CDS encoding ATP-binding protein codes for MYSVLHGCKCGNYATLNLQCRCTPAQIHQYRSKISGPLLDRIDVHIEVPPLNYQEVSDNTPAESSAQIRERVNKARAIQRERFSSEDKKNENIMCNAQMSHRQTRKFCALGKEESELLKMAMSHLNLSARAYDKILKVSRTIADLAGLEQISKEHLSEAIQYRTLDRDFFLL; via the coding sequence TTGTATTCTGTTCTGCATGGTTGTAAGTGCGGGAACTATGCGACCTTAAATCTTCAATGTAGATGTACCCCTGCTCAAATTCATCAATATCGCTCTAAGATTTCAGGCCCTTTGTTGGATAGAATAGACGTTCACATTGAAGTTCCTCCTCTCAATTATCAGGAAGTGAGTGACAATACTCCCGCTGAAAGTTCCGCTCAAATAAGAGAAAGAGTCAACAAAGCAAGAGCAATTCAAAGAGAAAGGTTTTCCTCAGAAGACAAAAAGAATGAAAATATTATGTGCAATGCCCAGATGAGTCATAGACAAACACGCAAATTCTGTGCTTTAGGCAAAGAAGAGAGTGAACTACTAAAAATGGCAATGTCTCATCTGAATCTTAGCGCCAGAGCATATGACAAGATATTAAAAGTATCACGTACTATTGCTGACCTTGCCGGCTTAGAACAGATAAGCAAAGAGCACCTATCAGAAGCAATCCAATACAGAACTTTAGACAGAGATTTTTTTCTGCTTTAA
- a CDS encoding helix-turn-helix domain-containing protein, giving the protein MDKGLYAKELAKRLGVTDDTVINWEKDRNKPQGKNMEKIKEFLKEEDMKNEVNSIIR; this is encoded by the coding sequence ATGGATAAAGGGTTATATGCCAAAGAACTGGCTAAAAGGCTGGGAGTTACTGATGATACAGTGATAAATTGGGAAAAAGACAGGAATAAACCGCAAGGGAAGAATATGGAGAAAATAAAAGAATTTCTAAAAGAGGAGGATATGAAAAATGAAGTTAATTCCATTATCAGATAG